In the genome of Aequorivita sp. H23M31, the window CGGGCGTGCAATTCGGAAATATCAAAGTGACCTTGCTCGTGATTTAAAACATTTTGCGAAACTTTCTTCGGGATATACCATGATTCCTGAGGATCAAAAAAACTCTCTGCAGTAAATTCAACTTTTATGTCACCTTCATTAATGGAATAGGTGTATTTAAAATGTATACCCGTCCTAGTGCTCGCCACAAAACGTGCTTTCTCCAATGGCGTGCCTCTAAAATCTTTCCAAGTAAGCTTTGTGTCTGAACTCCAATATATTTTTTCAGAACTTGGCTGAAAGTAAAGGAAAAATGGGAAAATGAAGACGAAAAGTATTTTCATGTTTAATGCAATCAAAGATTATCGCTTTACGATTGAAAAGAAACTGTCTTCTGCAACTGCAAAATAACACTTCTTTTATCCCCAATTAAAGGTGATATCTTTCTCAATATCAGGATGAAGACTTTGCAATACTGGACAAGTTCTGCCCGTATTTTCAAGAATTTTTCTAGATCGCTCATCGATTCCAGCGGGGAAATCTAGGATCACTTCTATTTTGGATATTCTTCTTGGGTCGGCGGCCATGGTTTTTGTAACCATTGCAGTGGTTCCATCCATATTCACATCCATATCACGGGCCTTAATGCCCATAACGGTAATCATACAATTGGCCAAACCTGTTGCTACAGTGTCGGTAGGAGAAAATGCCTCACCTTTACCTTGATTATCCGTAGGCGCATCCGTAATGAATTTGTTTCCAGATTTAAGATGCTCATTTTCGGTTCGAAGATTTCCCAGGTATGTTACTTTAGAAGTGCTCATTCTACAATGTCAAATTTAAGGTCGTTATTATATTTCAAAATGTAGGCAGCTTGATTGCAGTAACCTTCCTTTCCTGAAGGTTCGTAACGAAACTTGTTCTCAATATAAACGGTTTCGCTCTCAGGCAAAATGGCGTCATAGATACTTTTTTCGGAAGCTAAACGCAATAAAACATCGTATGTAACATCAAATCCCCGAACGACAAATCTATTAGGCGTTACCCCGTATTTATTTTTA includes:
- a CDS encoding DUF922 domain-containing protein; translation: MKILFVFIFPFFLYFQPSSEKIYWSSDTKLTWKDFRGTPLEKARFVASTRTGIHFKYTYSINEGDIKVEFTAESFFDPQESWYIPKKVSQNVLNHEQGHFDISELHARILKKRLQAKKFTSGVKSEVEAIYLQLESERKAMQRKFDEETNHSLNLDKEKLWEERIAKQLKEYESWK
- a CDS encoding OsmC family protein, whose protein sequence is MSTSKVTYLGNLRTENEHLKSGNKFITDAPTDNQGKGEAFSPTDTVATGLANCMITVMGIKARDMDVNMDGTTAMVTKTMAADPRRISKIEVILDFPAGIDERSRKILENTGRTCPVLQSLHPDIEKDITFNWG